From Alphaproteobacteria bacterium, a single genomic window includes:
- a CDS encoding D-cysteine desulfhydrase family protein produces MQDLASALARFPQAPLGQAMATPLERAQRLSDRLGLDLWLKRDDIGGLGMGGNKVRQLAVYLGEAIAEGADTVLITGAVQSNVLRTIAAAGARLGLRVCLQLEERVATDDPLYHTGGNVFLDRLFGAELRAYPHGEDEAGADRALAAWAEELRAAGRKPYVIPLGPGHRPLGALGYCQAAIEYRAQCRAHTVHVIASGSGASHGGLLFGLRALGCQDPVLGLCVRRDAGAQIPRLFDRCREIGELLGMENPVHEDDIAVFDDALAPGYGRLSPALVDAITLMARTEGVVLDPVYTGKVFAGLLALRRRHVLPDGERVCFWHTGGAPALFAYQGLWDAGPAA; encoded by the coding sequence ATGCAAGACCTCGCTTCCGCCCTCGCCCGTTTCCCGCAAGCCCCGCTCGGCCAGGCCATGGCAACGCCGCTGGAGCGGGCGCAGCGCCTGTCGGACCGGCTGGGGCTGGACCTCTGGCTGAAACGCGACGATATCGGCGGCCTCGGCATGGGCGGCAACAAGGTGCGCCAACTGGCCGTCTATCTAGGCGAGGCCATAGCCGAAGGCGCGGACACAGTGCTGATCACCGGCGCCGTGCAGTCGAACGTGCTGCGCACCATCGCCGCGGCCGGCGCGCGGCTGGGCCTGCGCGTCTGCCTGCAACTGGAAGAGCGCGTCGCGACCGACGATCCGCTCTACCACACGGGCGGCAACGTGTTCCTGGACCGGCTGTTCGGTGCGGAACTGCGCGCCTATCCGCACGGCGAGGACGAGGCCGGCGCCGACCGGGCGCTGGCCGCCTGGGCCGAGGAGTTGCGTGCGGCGGGCCGCAAACCCTATGTGATCCCGCTCGGCCCCGGCCACCGGCCGCTGGGTGCGCTCGGCTATTGCCAGGCGGCGATCGAGTATCGCGCGCAGTGCCGGGCGCACACGGTGCATGTGATCGCGTCGGGCAGCGGCGCCAGCCATGGCGGCCTGCTGTTCGGCCTGCGCGCGCTGGGCTGCCAGGACCCGGTGCTGGGGCTGTGCGTGCGCCGCGACGCCGGCGCCCAGATCCCGCGCCTGTTCGACCGCTGCCGCGAGATCGGCGAGTTGCTGGGGATGGAAAACCCGGTACACGAGGACGACATCGCCGTGTTCGACGACGCGCTCGCCCCCGGCTATGGCCGCCTGAGCCCGGCCCTGGTGGACGCCATCACCCTGATGGCGCGGACGGAAGGGGTGGTGCTGGACCCGGTCTATACCGGCAAGGTGTTCGCCGGCCTGCTGGCGCTGCGCCGCCGCCATGTCCTGCCCGATGGCGAGCGGGTGTGTTTCTGGCACACCGGCGGGGCGCCGGCGCTGTTCGCCTATCAGGGGCTGTGGGACGCCGGGCCGGCCGCCTGA
- a CDS encoding DMT family transporter, translating into MRPILLVLLACAFFAATNVVARLVAETQAENPIHPLLITFGRYLAGFLLVAPLLATRHAEARSAVPAMYLLRAGGGVISATCIFIGVAHLPVADVTAISYASPFFALLLAALFLGERVRGARWGAVALGFAGALLITRPTPETFQAMALVPFAAALAMGVEVTCARFVAQRDAVGTAMVYTNGGGLLITAAILPFVWAVPTWEQAGLIALIGAITVTGQVLMIAAMREGEASLLAPLFYSTLVYAAVFALLAFGEVPAVWTLGGSALIIASGLWLARSNS; encoded by the coding sequence ATGCGGCCCATTCTCCTTGTGCTGCTCGCCTGCGCCTTCTTCGCCGCGACCAACGTGGTCGCGCGGCTGGTGGCGGAAACCCAGGCCGAAAACCCGATCCACCCGCTGCTGATCACCTTCGGCCGCTATCTGGCCGGGTTCCTGCTGGTGGCGCCGCTGCTGGCAACCCGGCATGCGGAGGCGCGTTCGGCGGTGCCGGCCATGTACCTGCTGCGCGCCGGCGGCGGCGTGATCTCGGCCACGTGCATCTTCATCGGCGTCGCGCATCTGCCGGTCGCCGACGTCACCGCGATCTCCTACGCGAGCCCGTTCTTCGCCCTGCTGCTGGCGGCGCTCTTTCTCGGCGAGCGGGTGCGCGGCGCGCGCTGGGGCGCGGTCGCACTGGGCTTTGCCGGCGCGCTGCTGATCACGCGACCGACGCCGGAGACGTTCCAGGCCATGGCGCTGGTGCCGTTCGCCGCCGCGCTCGCCATGGGCGTGGAAGTGACCTGCGCCCGCTTCGTCGCCCAGCGCGACGCCGTCGGCACGGCCATGGTCTACACCAATGGCGGCGGCCTGCTGATCACCGCCGCCATCCTGCCCTTCGTCTGGGCCGTGCCCACCTGGGAGCAGGCCGGCCTGATCGCGCTGATCGGCGCCATCACGGTCACCGGCCAGGTGTTGATGATCGCCGCCATGCGCGAGGGCGAGGCCAGCCTGCTGGCGCCGCTGTTCTATTCCACCCTGGTCTATGCCGCCGTGTTTGCCTTGCTGGCCTTCGGCGAGGTGCCGGCGGTCTGGACCTTGGGCGGCTCTGCCCTCATCATTGCCAGTGGCTTATGGCTCGCCCGGAGCAATTCGTGA
- a CDS encoding sugar kinase translates to MSRHPLVCVGECMLELSERPDGTAVRAFGGDTLNTAIYAARSGADVRYVTALGDDPFSADMIHAWRDEGIDCHAVRRIPGRVPGLYWIATDALGERSFYYWRDAAPYRDLFRGRDATAALADLRQAKWLYLTGISLAVLDVESRLAVFEAMREVVEAGGQVAFDINYRPQLWEDLAEAASTLQIALAWSTIALPGLDDMRTVFGSATPAAALRQLQSFGVQEAAVKDGARGVHLSDGTVLAAEPVAAVVDTTAAGDAFNGAYLAARLAGEPAEAAAMAGQRLAARVIQAPGAIIPRA, encoded by the coding sequence ATGTCCCGCCATCCGCTCGTCTGTGTCGGCGAATGCATGCTGGAACTCTCGGAGCGCCCCGACGGCACGGCGGTCCGGGCCTTCGGCGGCGATACGCTCAACACGGCCATTTATGCCGCCCGCAGCGGCGCGGACGTGCGCTATGTCACGGCCTTGGGCGACGACCCGTTCAGCGCCGATATGATCCATGCCTGGCGGGACGAGGGCATCGACTGCCACGCGGTCCGACGCATACCCGGCCGCGTGCCCGGCCTCTACTGGATCGCCACCGACGCCCTGGGCGAGCGCAGCTTCTATTACTGGCGCGACGCCGCCCCCTATCGCGACCTGTTCCGCGGCCGCGACGCGACCGCCGCGCTGGCCGACCTGCGCCAGGCGAAATGGCTCTACCTGACCGGCATTTCGCTGGCGGTGCTGGACGTGGAAAGCCGGCTCGCCGTGTTCGAGGCCATGCGCGAAGTGGTGGAGGCCGGCGGCCAGGTCGCCTTCGACATCAATTACCGCCCGCAATTGTGGGAGGACCTGGCCGAAGCCGCCTCCACCCTGCAGATCGCGCTCGCCTGGAGCACCATCGCCCTGCCGGGACTGGACGACATGCGCACGGTGTTCGGCTCGGCCACCCCGGCCGCAGCACTGCGCCAGTTGCAGAGCTTCGGCGTGCAGGAGGCAGCGGTGAAGGACGGTGCGCGCGGCGTCCACCTGTCCGATGGCACGGTGCTGGCGGCCGAGCCGGTGGCGGCGGTCGTGGACACCACCGCGGCCGGCGACGCCTTCAACGGCGCCTATCTCGCCGCCCGCCTGGCGGGAGAGCCGGCGGAGGCCGCCGCCATGGCCGGCCAGCGCCTCGCCGCGCGGGTGATCCAGGCGCCCGGCGCCATCATCCCCCGCGCGTGA
- a CDS encoding glutathione S-transferase family protein: protein MPRMSLYISPTSPFARKARIVAHEQGLSGQITEVPSQLRTAENEVLAHSATGKVPCLVVEDGPHQGLVLVESTAVSDYLNRLGNPSLLQPEGDPAYWQDKALDGFAHAFLDSIAWRTREGRRPENERSPGFVALETERQSRCFDALEAQADALEAREISLGRILVAVALDFYDRRIGEDWRTAHPRLAAWQARMVDRPSFRATDA from the coding sequence ATGCCCCGCATGTCCCTTTATATCTCCCCGACCTCTCCGTTTGCCCGCAAGGCGCGCATCGTTGCCCACGAACAGGGCCTGTCCGGCCAGATCACCGAAGTGCCGTCGCAGCTCCGCACCGCCGAAAACGAGGTGCTGGCCCACAGCGCCACGGGCAAGGTGCCGTGCCTGGTGGTGGAGGACGGACCGCACCAGGGGCTGGTGCTGGTCGAGTCCACGGCGGTGTCGGACTATCTGAACCGGCTGGGCAACCCGTCCCTGTTGCAGCCGGAGGGCGACCCCGCCTACTGGCAGGACAAGGCGCTGGACGGCTTCGCCCACGCCTTTCTCGACTCGATCGCCTGGCGCACCCGCGAAGGGCGGCGGCCGGAAAACGAGCGCTCCCCCGGCTTCGTCGCCCTCGAAACCGAACGGCAGAGCCGCTGCTTCGATGCCCTGGAGGCGCAGGCGGACGCGCTGGAAGCGCGCGAGATCAGCCTCGGCCGCATCCTGGTCGCCGTGGCGCTGGACTTCTACGACCGCCGCATCGGCGAGGACTGGCGCACGGCCCATCCGCGCCTGGCCGCCTGGCAGGCCCGCATGGTGGACCGCCCCTCTTTCCGCGCCACCGACGCCTGA